A single genomic interval of Mangifera indica cultivar Alphonso chromosome 5, CATAS_Mindica_2.1, whole genome shotgun sequence harbors:
- the LOC123217611 gene encoding LOW QUALITY PROTEIN: gibberellin 2-beta-dioxygenase 2-like (The sequence of the model RefSeq protein was modified relative to this genomic sequence to represent the inferred CDS: inserted 1 base in 1 codon): protein MVVPSPSPMRTKKTRAIGIPTIDLSLSKAKLLELIVKACEEYGFFKVTNHGVPRNIISRLEEEGTGFFAKSAMEKQRAGPARPFGYGCKNIGLNGDSGELEYLLLHTNPFSISERSKAISNDPVNFSCAVXDYVGAVRDLSCQILDLLAEGLGVPDKFAFSRLIRDVHSDSLLRLNHYPPVNDWDPSTKLHHQRHQCLNNRVGFGEHSDPQILTLLRSNDVGGFQIFLHDHGLWVPVPPDPTEFYVLVGDALQVLTNGRLTSVRHRAIAYSTKPRMSMMYFGAPPLDAWITSLPEMVSSERPNLYKSFTWNQYKQAVYSLKLGDTRLDQFKINADD from the exons ATGGTTGTGCCTTCTCCTTCTCCAATGCGAACCAAGAAAACAAGAGCGATTGGGATTCCTACCATTGATCTTTCACTCAGCAAGGCAAAGTTATTAGAGCTAATCGTAAAAGCATGTGAAGAGTATGGATTCTTTAAAGTCACTAACCATGGGGTACCCAGGAATATAATATCAAGATTGGAAGAGGAAGGGACTGGTTTTTTTGCGAAATCGGCAATGGAAAAACAACGAGCTGGGCCTGCCAGGCCTTTTGGTTATGGTTGCAAGAACATCGGCTTAAATGGTGATTCGGGTGAACTTGaatatcttcttcttcacaCTAATCCTTTCTCCATATCCGAAAGATCCAAAGCTATCTCAAATGACCCCGTAAATTTCAG TTGTGCGG ATGATTATGTAGGAGCGGTTAGAGATTTATCATGCCAAATTCTTGATCTGCTGGCTGAGGGGTTGGGGGTCCCAGATAAGTTCGCCTTCAGTAGACTCATCAGAGACGTTCACAGTGACTCACTACTTAGGCTAAATCATTATCCTCCTGTCAATGATTGGGACCCATCAACTAAACTTCACCACCAGCGGCATCAATGTTTGAACAACAGGGTTGGATTTGGGGAACATTCTGACCCTCAGATCTTGACCCTTTTGAGATCTAACGATGTGGGAGGCTTTCAGATCTTTTTACATGATCATGGGCTGTGGGTTCCAGTCCCACCCGACCCTACCGAATTCTACGTGCTTGTTGGTGATGCATTGCAG GTTTTGACAAATGGGAGATTGACAAGTGTAAGACATCGGGCAATAGCGTACTCGACGAAGCCAAGAATGTCGATGATGTACTTTGGGGCACCACCCCTTGATGCGTGGATTACTTCTCTCCCAGAGATGGTTTCTTCTGAGAGACCAAATCTATACAAGTCTTTCACTTGGAATCAATATAAACAAGCTGTCTACTCCTTGAAGCTAGGGGATACACGTCTT